From the Deinococcota bacterium genome, one window contains:
- a CDS encoding response regulator, producing the protein MTPYYESSLGRKQRDALLLIEDSADLAALIKVAVEKSAVDAEVVVARDGLEALDVLFGDGVFAKKNNALLPCLILLDLNLPKFRGDQVLQVLKSEARTQGIPTVVLSGSDYEIDELDSLGLGAMAFVRKPIRNYLSTMIMIIEAYWPSPEDDEDDARP; encoded by the coding sequence ATGACGCCTTATTACGAGTCTTCGCTCGGACGAAAGCAGCGCGACGCCCTTCTTCTCATCGAAGACAGCGCCGACTTGGCCGCCCTCATCAAGGTGGCGGTCGAGAAGTCGGCGGTGGACGCCGAAGTGGTCGTGGCGCGCGACGGCCTCGAGGCGCTTGATGTGCTCTTTGGCGACGGCGTGTTCGCCAAGAAGAACAACGCCCTCTTGCCCTGTCTCATCCTGCTCGATCTCAACCTGCCCAAGTTCAGGGGCGACCAGGTCTTGCAGGTGCTCAAGTCCGAGGCGCGCACCCAGGGGATTCCCACCGTGGTGCTCTCGGGCTCGGACTATGAGATCGACGAACTCGACAGCTTGGGGCTCGGCGCGATGGCCTTCGTCCGCAAACCGATCAGGAACTACCTGAGCACCATGATCATGATTATCGAAGCGTACTGGCCGAGCCCTGAGGACGACGAGGACGACGCCAGGCCATAA